A window from Oscillospiraceae bacterium encodes these proteins:
- a CDS encoding sugar phosphate isomerase/epimerase family protein, which produces MNIPVYCSTGTFLGRYNGRDWRILSELAAQIDADGFELMVFSNWYGELDELARTLKKSGLYFGSLHTEKGIGSDLSEEDPEKRKDALIRLEQNCALAEKLGIQIAVLHLWGAPNSDLYIGRNIELFAECKKIAEQYGVTLAVENIVCAEGDPLDVWRELVRVYPDIRLTFDSRMCAFHKEFDASYVLPYWEDGHIAHVHFADFSGGFKEFDAIRKILHPGEGEVDVSRLAMQLKSKRYCGAVTMESPGLRQDGTVDFLKLNNSLRTLKTAFNQIQN; this is translated from the coding sequence TTGAATATCCCTGTCTATTGTTCCACCGGTACGTTTTTAGGTCGTTATAACGGCCGCGACTGGCGGATTTTATCTGAATTGGCGGCGCAAATCGACGCCGATGGCTTTGAGCTGATGGTCTTTTCCAACTGGTACGGTGAATTGGATGAACTCGCGCGTACCTTGAAAAAAAGCGGATTGTACTTCGGCAGCTTGCATACCGAAAAGGGTATCGGAAGCGATCTATCGGAAGAAGACCCTGAAAAACGGAAAGATGCGCTCATTCGGTTAGAACAAAACTGCGCGCTGGCCGAAAAACTCGGCATACAAATTGCGGTGCTTCATCTTTGGGGCGCACCGAATTCGGACTTATATATAGGGCGGAATATTGAGTTGTTCGCGGAATGCAAGAAGATTGCCGAACAATACGGCGTGACGCTGGCTGTAGAAAATATCGTCTGCGCCGAAGGCGATCCGCTGGATGTCTGGCGCGAACTTGTCCGGGTATATCCCGATATCCGATTGACTTTCGATTCGCGCATGTGCGCTTTTCACAAGGAATTTGACGCATCATATGTGCTTCCCTATTGGGAAGACGGCCATATCGCCCATGTCCATTTCGCCGATTTTTCGGGCGGGTTCAAGGAATTCGACGCAATCCGAAAGATTTTACATCCGGGGGAAGGTGAAGTCGATGTTTCGAGGCTGGCAATGCAGCTGAAGTCCAAGAGATATTGCGGCGCGGTTACGATGGAATCACCGGGGCTGCGGCAGGACGGCACGGTGGATTTTTTAAAATTGAATAACAGTTTGAGAACGTTGAAAACTGCGTTTAATCAAATTCAAAACTAA
- the efp gene encoding elongation factor P: MISAGDFRNGVTFEMDNNVFQVIEFQHVKPGKGAAFVRTKYRNVITGGVVERSFNPTEKFPTAYVERRQMQYLYGDDDLYYMMDKETFEQVPINKGVVGNSFDFIKENMDVTVLSYKGSVFGIEPPTFVELLITKCEPGVRGDTATSATKPATLETGATIRVPLFVNEGETIRVDTRTGEYMSRV; this comes from the coding sequence ATGATCAGTGCAGGCGACTTCAGAAACGGTGTCACATTTGAAATGGACAATAACGTCTTTCAGGTTATCGAATTCCAGCACGTCAAACCCGGCAAGGGCGCGGCGTTTGTGCGCACAAAATACCGCAATGTCATCACCGGCGGCGTGGTTGAGCGCTCTTTCAACCCGACGGAAAAATTCCCGACAGCCTATGTCGAACGCAGACAGATGCAATATCTCTACGGCGACGACGATCTTTATTACATGATGGACAAAGAGACCTTTGAACAGGTCCCGATCAATAAAGGTGTTGTCGGAAACTCTTTTGATTTTATCAAAGAGAATATGGATGTCACGGTTCTGTCCTATAAGGGCAGCGTCTTCGGCATCGAGCCGCCGACATTCGTCGAACTTCTCATCACCAAGTGCGAGCCGGGCGTGCGCGGCGATACTGCCACCAGCGCGACAAAACCCGCCACGCTTGAGACCGGCGCCACCATCCGCGTGCCGCTGTTCGTCAACGAAGGCGAGACCATCCGTGTGGACACCCGCACGGGCGAATATATGTCGAGAGTATAA
- a CDS encoding zinc ribbon domain-containing protein, translating into MSKTCEKCGAELSVRAAFCPVCGKTLLTAPVQEAVFPVKKGSAVLPKNPLSLWAAILTLIGAAGLLGYVLFDPLVNGASLSYYKTPSNALALLEALTLLVVSILLFIMRASGRDLKNPMLVWAAGALFGLPFAIYSFLQLLRQYDLLLAYYNLLIGVLPLLAALCAVLYAFKVIKRTPALIFLGLLLGFVLIAGTYMNIRILFSWMNAAPAVEFLTFVRLLLRVINSLFFPVGIFFSITASEIKKET; encoded by the coding sequence ATGTCAAAGACCTGCGAAAAATGCGGAGCGGAACTCTCCGTCAGGGCGGCGTTCTGCCCCGTCTGCGGTAAAACCTTATTAACCGCGCCCGTTCAAGAAGCCGTTTTTCCCGTAAAAAAGGGATCTGCGGTATTGCCCAAAAACCCTTTGTCCCTGTGGGCGGCGATTCTTACACTGATCGGCGCAGCCGGATTGTTGGGGTATGTTTTATTTGATCCGCTCGTCAACGGCGCATCTTTATCGTATTACAAAACGCCCAGCAACGCGTTGGCGCTGCTTGAAGCGCTCACCCTGTTGGTTGTTTCGATTCTGTTATTTATCATGCGCGCCTCAGGCAGAGACCTTAAGAACCCGATGTTAGTCTGGGCCGCCGGAGCGTTGTTCGGGCTGCCCTTCGCGATTTATTCCTTTTTACAGTTACTGCGTCAGTACGATTTGCTCCTCGCCTATTACAATCTGCTGATTGGGGTACTCCCCCTGTTAGCGGCTCTTTGCGCGGTCTTGTACGCTTTCAAGGTGATCAAAAGAACTCCAGCTTTGATCTTCCTCGGGCTGCTGCTCGGTTTTGTCTTGATCGCCGGTACTTATATGAATATCCGCATTTTGTTTTCGTGGATGAATGCTGCACCGGCGGTGGAATTTCTCACTTTCGTCCGCCTTCTTCTCCGGGTGATCAACAGCCTTTTCTTCCCTGTCGGCATCTTTTTTTCCATTACCGCGTCCGAGATAAAAAAAGAGACATAA
- a CDS encoding class I adenylate-forming enzyme family protein, protein MTFDAPNIPAPWLSSYGNVPAHLDYPDISMFDFLERTAKKYPDYYAYDFMGTKVTFKKFIADILDCAKAFRALGIKEGDRVTICMPNTPQAVTAFYALNVIGALSNMIHPLSAEGEIVFFLNFSKSVAVLTLNAFYNKIANIRPRLMTLKHVIIATIQEELNPILKVGFMLTKGRKIPPIPADADIIWYRDFMASGRKYTGNCRVTKKGMDPAVILYSGGTTGTTKGILLSNLCFNALSMQTFAAGDCIDPGSSMLSVMPVFHGFGLGVCIHTALTNGCKCILVPQFNAESYAQLLKKQKPNVIAGVPTLFEALLRNKNMDGVDLSCLKGIFSGGDSLSIELKKKVDKFLREHGSKEQVREGYGLTECVTASCLTPRGFFKEGSIGVPFPDTYYKIVKPGTKVTAAYGEEGEICISGPSVMIEYLDNPAETADCLQIHEDGRKWLHTGDLGVMDAEGFVYYRQRLKRMIVSSGYSIYPSQLENIIDGHEYVLMSTVIGVPDPYKVQKVKAFIVLKPGYEPTDEVKSEIYNHCVKNIAKYALPYEIEYRKSLPQTLVGKVAYTVLEKEEAEKLAAAH, encoded by the coding sequence ATGACGTTTGACGCACCGAATATTCCCGCCCCGTGGCTGTCATCATACGGCAATGTTCCCGCGCATCTGGATTACCCGGATATCTCGATGTTTGATTTTCTCGAGAGAACCGCCAAAAAATATCCCGATTATTATGCCTATGACTTCATGGGCACAAAAGTGACTTTCAAAAAATTCATCGCCGATATCCTCGACTGCGCCAAGGCCTTCAGGGCCTTGGGCATCAAGGAGGGAGACCGCGTGACCATCTGCATGCCGAATACCCCGCAGGCCGTCACGGCGTTTTATGCTTTGAACGTCATCGGCGCGCTCTCCAACATGATCCATCCGCTCTCGGCGGAGGGCGAGATCGTGTTCTTTCTCAACTTCTCCAAGAGCGTTGCGGTCTTGACTCTGAATGCGTTTTATAACAAGATCGCAAATATAAGGCCCCGATTAATGACCTTGAAACACGTCATCATCGCGACTATTCAAGAGGAATTGAACCCGATTCTGAAAGTCGGTTTTATGCTGACAAAGGGCCGCAAGATTCCGCCGATTCCCGCCGACGCGGACATTATTTGGTATAGGGATTTTATGGCTTCGGGCAGAAAATACACCGGGAACTGCCGCGTGACCAAAAAGGGCATGGATCCGGCGGTCATCTTGTACAGCGGAGGCACGACCGGTACGACCAAAGGAATCCTGCTTTCCAACCTCTGCTTTAACGCCCTGTCGATGCAGACCTTTGCGGCGGGCGACTGCATTGATCCGGGCAGTTCCATGCTCTCCGTGATGCCGGTGTTTCACGGTTTCGGCCTCGGCGTCTGTATTCATACCGCGCTCACGAACGGCTGCAAATGTATTCTGGTACCGCAGTTCAATGCCGAGTCTTATGCGCAGCTGCTGAAAAAACAAAAACCCAACGTCATTGCGGGCGTCCCGACGCTGTTCGAAGCGTTGCTGCGCAACAAAAATATGGACGGCGTCGACCTTTCCTGCCTGAAAGGTATTTTCTCGGGCGGAGATTCGCTGTCGATTGAACTGAAAAAGAAAGTCGACAAGTTTTTACGGGAACACGGCTCCAAGGAGCAGGTGCGCGAGGGCTACGGCCTGACCGAGTGCGTCACCGCCAGCTGTCTGACGCCGCGCGGCTTCTTCAAAGAGGGCAGCATCGGCGTGCCGTTTCCGGATACCTATTATAAAATCGTGAAGCCCGGCACCAAGGTGACCGCGGCTTACGGCGAAGAGGGCGAGATCTGCATCAGCGGCCCGTCGGTTATGATCGAATACCTCGACAACCCCGCCGAAACCGCCGACTGCCTTCAGATTCATGAAGACGGCCGGAAATGGCTGCACACCGGTGACCTCGGTGTGATGGACGCGGAGGGCTTCGTCTATTATCGCCAGCGGCTGAAGAGAATGATCGTCTCCTCGGGCTATTCGATTTATCCGTCGCAGCTTGAGAACATCATCGACGGGCATGAATATGTCCTGATGTCGACTGTCATCGGCGTACCCGATCCGTATAAAGTTCAGAAAGTCAAGGCGTTCATCGTCCTGAAACCGGGTTACGAGCCGACCGACGAGGTCAAATCCGAAATCTATAATCATTGTGTAAAAAACATCGCGAAATACGCGCTGCCGTATGAGATTGAATACCGTAAATCTCTGCCTCAGACCCTTGTCGGCAAGGTAGCCTATACGGTGCTCGAAAAGGAAGAAGCCGAAAAACTGGCCGCCGCGCACTGA
- a CDS encoding 2-oxo acid dehydrogenase subunit E2: MAEAKKRWFDRRDGKRIKDLDGVHYMMPYLMPKRCDSEVYIQEKIDVTEVIKFVASKNGPDAPYKTTAFHVFAAAVAKIVIHRPILNRFIVNKHIYEREKVSLSFMAKRTFSDHSEEVLVKAIADGDTVLSDISKRVVGDVTKLRKGGTNDIDEALNFFKKMPRFLMSFIMMIFRLLDKYDWMPNSLKDGDTNYSSVLLSNLGSIKCGAPYHHLNEYGTNSIVATIGVIHKEPVYADDGSFEIRDVVDFGITLDERIADGFYFAKSVKLLKYILAHPEMLDKPFKEEVDYDV; the protein is encoded by the coding sequence ATGGCGGAAGCAAAAAAACGTTGGTTCGATCGGCGCGACGGAAAACGTATCAAAGATTTGGACGGCGTGCATTACATGATGCCTTATCTGATGCCGAAACGCTGCGATTCCGAAGTGTACATACAAGAAAAGATAGACGTCACAGAGGTAATCAAGTTCGTTGCATCCAAAAATGGACCTGATGCGCCGTATAAGACAACGGCATTTCATGTGTTTGCCGCGGCTGTTGCCAAAATTGTCATCCACCGTCCGATTTTAAACCGATTTATCGTAAATAAGCATATATATGAGCGCGAAAAGGTGTCGCTTTCATTTATGGCGAAGCGCACGTTTTCCGACCACTCCGAAGAAGTTTTGGTCAAGGCCATCGCAGACGGTGATACCGTTTTGTCCGATATCAGCAAACGGGTCGTCGGCGACGTCACAAAACTGCGCAAGGGCGGCACAAATGACATTGATGAGGCCCTCAACTTTTTTAAAAAAATGCCGCGCTTCCTCATGTCTTTTATCATGATGATTTTCAGGTTGCTGGATAAATACGACTGGATGCCTAACTCCCTCAAAGACGGAGACACTAATTACTCAAGTGTATTGCTTTCCAATCTCGGCAGCATCAAATGCGGTGCGCCTTATCATCATCTCAACGAATACGGAACCAACTCCATTGTGGCAACCATCGGTGTCATCCACAAAGAACCCGTCTACGCCGACGACGGCAGCTTCGAAATTCGCGACGTCGTGGATTTCGGCATCACTTTGGACGAACGCATTGCCGACGGCTTCTATTTCGCCAAATCGGTGAAGCTTCTCAAATACATACTCGCCCATCCCGAAATGTTGGATAAGCCTTTCAAGGAGGAAGTTGATTATGACGTTTGA
- a CDS encoding DUF3298 domain-containing protein, with protein MNETLLKCGCVGYEVIGETTGDILNYEETPVLRSKITLPKLRTTGAAINYIKINAWYQNFASADRNYARLVLYPAAVEDYLDSVKDKRPFNMHEFLVTYEAQLAARDLFSATVDTLTYEGGANPTTVRVAQTWLTESGTMITPEDFFKPACRYKQVIFDKVLAQAQDNAEELGLFPDYPVLLKKYLDWKNFYLTCSEFVLFYEPVTIAPHSSGVIEFKIPLSKLRFCIRDRFLRLPNDRGDDRECCDKGVNPLNMPPLNR; from the coding sequence ATGAACGAGACCTTGCTCAAATGCGGATGTGTGGGCTATGAGGTGATCGGTGAGACGACAGGCGACATATTAAATTACGAAGAGACGCCCGTACTGCGCAGCAAAATCACCCTGCCCAAACTGCGCACAACCGGTGCCGCAATCAACTACATAAAGATCAACGCCTGGTACCAGAATTTTGCCTCTGCCGACCGAAATTATGCACGGCTGGTGCTCTATCCCGCCGCAGTCGAAGACTATCTGGATTCCGTCAAAGACAAACGTCCTTTCAATATGCACGAATTTCTCGTGACTTATGAAGCACAGTTGGCCGCACGGGATTTATTCTCGGCAACGGTCGATACGCTGACCTATGAGGGCGGCGCCAACCCGACAACGGTGCGGGTTGCACAGACCTGGCTGACCGAAAGCGGAACCATGATCACGCCTGAGGACTTTTTCAAACCCGCCTGCCGCTATAAACAGGTGATTTTTGACAAAGTGCTTGCACAGGCCCAGGACAATGCGGAGGAACTCGGGTTGTTTCCGGACTATCCCGTGCTGCTGAAAAAATACCTCGATTGGAAAAACTTCTATCTGACCTGCAGCGAATTCGTATTATTCTACGAGCCGGTCACGATTGCGCCTCACAGTTCCGGCGTCATCGAATTCAAGATTCCGCTGTCCAAACTGCGCTTTTGCATCCGCGACCGCTTTTTAAGGCTCCCGAATGACCGCGGCGATGATCGGGAATGCTGTGACAAAGGTGTAAATCCGTTGAACATGCCCCCGCTTAACCGATGA
- a CDS encoding MATE family efflux transporter encodes MHLVKSKSFYRNMLLIAVPIALQNLISFATGMMDTIMLGLAKNGETMLSAAALGGQPMFILYVFGFGMSGGATVLVAQYWGKRNMESIRRIFAMMIKFAAGISFVSAALSLSIPRQIMRLYSDNPEIVEMGSQYLFIMGFACITYGISTMLICLFRAVETVKVSVGINLISFALNVFLNWVLIFGNLGAPALGVRGAAIATVIARLSEFLVIVLYLFFFDKKLGFKLRDLGLFDKQLAKDLVHYGTPVLLNEGLWAIGISVQASIMGHIDYAKGDPVAANSIASMLQQLACLVIFGIANAAAVITGRTIGEDDHKKAREQATTFRLISYGIGAASFALIFFIRDPAVGFYNIDEATKVLARQMITVISVITFFVSIVGICLVGILRGGGDTRFCMFLEIGSLWFLSVPLGYLAAAVLRLPVPFVLAAMKLDEPTKAAACIFRVRGGKWLRSVTR; translated from the coding sequence ATGCACCTGGTCAAATCAAAAAGTTTCTACCGGAACATGCTGTTGATCGCGGTTCCGATCGCTTTACAAAATCTCATTTCCTTTGCGACCGGAATGATGGATACCATCATGTTGGGGTTAGCGAAAAACGGAGAAACGATGCTGTCGGCGGCGGCACTCGGCGGTCAGCCGATGTTCATTTTATACGTCTTCGGATTCGGGATGTCCGGTGGTGCAACGGTCCTGGTCGCCCAGTACTGGGGCAAACGGAACATGGAATCGATTCGACGGATTTTTGCGATGATGATTAAATTTGCGGCAGGGATCTCATTTGTTTCCGCAGCGTTGTCTCTGTCGATCCCGCGACAAATCATGCGGCTTTATTCCGATAACCCCGAGATTGTCGAAATGGGTTCGCAGTATCTCTTTATCATGGGATTTGCGTGCATTACATACGGGATCAGCACGATGTTAATCTGTCTCTTCCGGGCGGTGGAGACGGTCAAGGTCTCGGTCGGAATCAATCTTATCTCATTTGCGTTGAATGTATTTTTGAATTGGGTGTTGATTTTCGGCAATCTCGGTGCGCCCGCACTCGGTGTGCGCGGTGCCGCGATCGCCACCGTGATCGCCCGGCTTTCGGAGTTTTTAGTGATTGTGCTCTACCTGTTCTTTTTTGATAAAAAGCTCGGATTCAAACTGAGGGACTTGGGGTTGTTCGATAAGCAGCTTGCAAAGGATCTGGTCCATTACGGCACGCCGGTGCTGCTCAATGAGGGTCTTTGGGCGATCGGCATCTCGGTGCAGGCCTCAATTATGGGGCATATCGATTACGCGAAGGGCGACCCGGTCGCGGCCAACTCAATCGCAAGTATGCTGCAGCAGCTTGCCTGCCTTGTGATCTTCGGCATCGCCAACGCCGCCGCAGTCATCACCGGCCGCACGATCGGAGAGGACGATCACAAAAAGGCGCGAGAACAAGCGACGACCTTCCGATTGATTTCCTATGGAATCGGCGCGGCGTCATTTGCGCTGATCTTTTTCATCCGCGATCCTGCCGTCGGATTTTACAACATTGACGAAGCGACAAAAGTGCTTGCCCGGCAGATGATCACAGTGATTTCGGTTATCACTTTTTTTGTCTCGATTGTCGGTATCTGCCTTGTCGGTATTTTACGCGGCGGCGGTGATACGCGGTTTTGCATGTTTCTGGAGATCGGATCGCTTTGGTTTCTCAGCGTGCCGCTAGGATATCTAGCTGCGGCGGTTTTACGGCTGCCGGTGCCGTTTGTGCTTGCGGCGATGAAATTGGACGAACCGACCAAGGCAGCTGCCTGCATTTTCCGGGTCAGGGGTGGGAAATGGCTCAGAAGCGTCACCCGATAA
- the rpsU gene encoding 30S ribosomal protein S21 yields the protein MAEVHVKNESIDNALKKFKRQCARDGVLAEVRKREHYEKPSVKRKKKAEAARKRKFY from the coding sequence ATGGCCGAAGTTCATGTCAAAAACGAGTCAATCGATAACGCTTTGAAAAAGTTCAAGCGGCAGTGCGCCAGAGACGGCGTCCTGGCCGAGGTCCGCAAGAGGGAACATTATGAGAAGCCGTCCGTGAAGCGCAAGAAGAAAGCGGAAGCAGCCCGTAAGCGCAAGTTTTATTGA
- a CDS encoding YqeG family HAD IIIA-type phosphatase, with amino-acid sequence MRRIFTPDRMLTGLCDITVEMLRAYKITWLALDLDNTITYDCRDEIPGAIAEKLAELQTAGIMLTVISNNKPARVERFAQKTGLICIPESKKPKCGGLIRASKIIGKPTSEGAVIGDQIFTDVWAGKNAGMTVFLVNPLGPDLGRFVRFKRRLERLTKAGRNRR; translated from the coding sequence ATGAGAAGAATATTCACACCGGACCGGATGTTAACAGGACTCTGCGATATCACCGTTGAGATGCTGCGTGCGTATAAAATCACCTGGCTTGCGCTTGACCTCGACAACACCATCACGTATGATTGTCGCGATGAGATCCCCGGGGCGATTGCAGAAAAGCTGGCCGAGCTTCAGACTGCGGGAATTATGCTGACAGTCATTTCGAATAATAAACCCGCACGCGTCGAACGGTTTGCGCAAAAAACGGGTCTGATCTGCATACCGGAATCCAAAAAGCCGAAGTGCGGCGGGCTTATCAGAGCTTCCAAAATTATCGGTAAACCGACAAGCGAAGGCGCTGTTATCGGCGACCAGATTTTCACCGACGTCTGGGCCGGAAAAAACGCCGGAATGACGGTATTTCTCGTAAATCCGCTCGGTCCCGACCTCGGACGGTTTGTCCGGTTTAAACGCCGGCTCGAACGCCTGACAAAAGCGGGAAGGAACAGAAGATAG
- a CDS encoding TIM barrel protein, producing the protein MQLRIGPAGGCDEFAAKYKSNLFLPEFISDFGLNAFEYQCGRGVNLAENAAEVLHEKTAAIGMEISLHAPYYISLSGIIEEKRLKSVYYILLAAQAVKKLGGTRIVVHAGSASKISRAHAVELAKDTLIRAQKALDETGMSDVVMCPETLGKVNQLGTVEEICELCKIDERLLPCIDFGHVNAMTNGSVKTKDDYLKILRAIENSLGSDRLKRMHIHFSKIEYTLAGGEQRHLTFSDSAYGPEFEPLAELIVQKDMTPYIVCESAGTQTRDAATMFKILKEKCEHK; encoded by the coding sequence ATGCAGTTGAGAATCGGCCCGGCAGGCGGCTGTGACGAATTCGCGGCCAAATATAAATCCAACCTTTTTCTGCCTGAATTCATCTCGGATTTCGGTCTGAACGCCTTCGAATACCAATGCGGGCGGGGTGTCAACCTCGCCGAAAACGCCGCCGAAGTATTACATGAAAAGACCGCCGCAATCGGGATGGAGATCTCCCTCCACGCGCCTTATTATATTTCTCTTTCCGGAATCATCGAGGAAAAGCGTCTTAAGAGCGTCTATTATATCTTGTTGGCTGCACAGGCAGTTAAAAAATTAGGTGGGACACGCATCGTCGTCCATGCGGGTTCAGCTTCGAAAATCTCCCGTGCCCATGCTGTTGAACTCGCAAAAGATACGTTAATCCGCGCTCAAAAAGCACTCGACGAAACCGGAATGAGCGATGTTGTCATGTGCCCCGAAACCCTAGGAAAAGTCAATCAACTGGGCACAGTCGAAGAGATCTGCGAACTTTGCAAGATCGATGAGAGGCTGCTGCCCTGTATTGATTTCGGGCATGTCAATGCGATGACGAACGGCTCCGTCAAAACGAAAGACGATTATTTAAAAATCCTCAGGGCGATTGAAAACTCTCTCGGCAGCGACCGTTTGAAGCGCATGCACATCCATTTTTCTAAAATCGAATACACTCTCGCAGGAGGCGAACAGCGCCATCTGACCTTTTCCGACAGCGCCTACGGGCCGGAGTTTGAACCGCTGGCCGAATTAATTGTACAAAAGGACATGACACCCTATATAGTCTGCGAATCCGCGGGAACCCAGACCCGCGACGCTGCCACGATGTTCAAAATACTAAAAGAAAAGTGTGAACACAAATGA
- a CDS encoding Xaa-Pro peptidase family protein, which yields MNHTKKIAKLLPEGIDAAIFTDENDRFWLTGFRSSAGTVVVGREKSVFYTDFRYIEAAKTAVTGAEVCLIDKQFDQLVEFLDGISAKKVALRDDKTTVRTARQYETTLPKFHPDFSRDLADLFESAVMIKDEEELAAMRKAQQITDEALAAILPQIKVGMPEKELAAKIEDEMKKRGAEGVSFDLIVVSGKKSAMPHGVPDESPIQNNAFLTMDIGCKHNGYCSDMTRTVCVGEPSDEMKKIYEIVLEAQKRALAAIAPGKVCSDIDKIARDYIYQSGYEGCFGHGLGHGLGVMIHENPRFTPSCNTVLQPGMVLSVEPGIYLEGKFGVRIEDVIFVTETGCENITNSPKELICL from the coding sequence ATGAACCACACGAAAAAGATTGCAAAACTTCTGCCGGAGGGTATCGACGCGGCGATCTTCACCGATGAAAACGACCGCTTCTGGCTGACCGGCTTCCGTTCAAGCGCAGGCACCGTTGTCGTCGGGCGTGAAAAAAGTGTGTTTTACACCGATTTTCGCTATATCGAAGCAGCCAAAACAGCCGTCACCGGCGCTGAGGTCTGTCTGATCGATAAACAGTTCGATCAACTGGTTGAGTTTCTGGATGGAATCAGCGCAAAAAAAGTTGCTCTGCGTGACGATAAGACAACTGTGCGTACAGCCCGCCAGTATGAGACGACGCTGCCGAAATTCCACCCCGATTTTTCAAGAGACCTCGCCGATCTTTTCGAGAGCGCGGTCATGATCAAGGACGAAGAGGAACTCGCGGCCATGCGCAAAGCCCAGCAGATCACCGACGAAGCGCTTGCCGCAATTCTGCCGCAGATCAAGGTCGGCATGCCCGAAAAGGAACTCGCCGCCAAAATCGAGGACGAGATGAAAAAGCGCGGTGCCGAGGGCGTCTCATTCGACCTGATTGTAGTCAGCGGCAAAAAGTCGGCGATGCCTCACGGTGTCCCGGATGAAAGCCCGATTCAAAACAACGCCTTTTTGACCATGGACATCGGTTGTAAACACAACGGCTACTGCTCCGATATGACCCGCACCGTCTGCGTCGGCGAACCCTCCGATGAGATGAAAAAGATCTATGAGATCGTGCTGGAAGCACAAAAACGCGCGCTCGCCGCGATTGCCCCGGGCAAAGTATGCAGCGACATCGATAAAATCGCCCGCGACTATATCTATCAGTCAGGATACGAAGGCTGTTTCGGGCATGGACTCGGGCACGGGCTCGGCGTGATGATCCACGAAAACCCACGTTTCACCCCTTCCTGCAACACAGTATTGCAGCCCGGCATGGTGCTCTCGGTCGAACCGGGCATCTATCTCGAAGGCAAATTCGGCGTGCGCATCGAAGATGTGATCTTTGTGACCGAAACCGGCTGTGAGAACATCACAAATTCTCCAAAAGAATTGATTTGTTTATAA